From the Flavobacterium galactosidilyticum genome, one window contains:
- a CDS encoding SusC/RagA family TonB-linked outer membrane protein: MKLSVVLLFVACFQVSAAVFSQTVTLSSKSIPLKKVFEEINKQTGYDFFIKDALLKQVGNVSVNVKNATVSALLHQCLDNTNLNFYISNNTVTVNSKPVKISGSAVQQIVTGKVVDETGFPLAGVTVSVKGSTIATVTKEDGTFTIEVPAKSSRLIFSFIGMATQEVAVSSTPITVILKGSDEQLDDVVVVGYGKQRSAQVVSAVSSIKGEELKLPGRSLNNSLAGRVAGLFAIQRSGEPGYDNAEIYIRGISSFAGGTGALILVDGVPRNMSDISPEEIETFTILKDASATAVYGSEGANGVILITSKRGLKQKTAIDFRVDHTYNSPTRVMPFLGSGDYLRLYNEAKWNTEGNPDMASFNPYKTDEQIALYESGVDPDLYPNVNWMDLLKKNSFKFKVFLDF, from the coding sequence ATTGAAAAAAGTATTTGAGGAGATTAACAAACAAACAGGTTATGATTTTTTTATAAAAGACGCATTGCTAAAACAAGTTGGTAATGTGAGTGTAAATGTTAAGAACGCTACCGTTAGTGCTTTATTGCATCAGTGTTTAGACAACACAAATCTTAACTTCTATATTTCGAATAATACTGTAACAGTTAATTCTAAACCAGTAAAAATTTCGGGATCAGCTGTACAACAAATAGTTACCGGAAAAGTTGTGGATGAAACTGGTTTTCCTTTAGCTGGAGTTACTGTAAGTGTTAAGGGAAGTACGATAGCAACAGTTACTAAAGAAGACGGAACCTTTACTATTGAAGTACCTGCAAAATCATCGAGACTTATTTTTTCGTTTATTGGAATGGCAACTCAAGAAGTGGCTGTAAGCAGTACTCCAATTACTGTTATCTTAAAAGGATCAGACGAACAATTAGATGATGTAGTTGTAGTAGGTTATGGTAAACAGAGAAGTGCTCAAGTTGTAAGTGCGGTGTCTTCCATAAAAGGAGAAGAGTTAAAATTACCAGGACGAAGCTTAAATAATTCATTGGCAGGTCGAGTTGCAGGTCTTTTTGCTATTCAAAGAAGTGGTGAGCCAGGTTATGACAATGCTGAAATTTATATTAGAGGTATTAGTTCTTTTGCTGGGGGTACGGGTGCATTGATTCTTGTGGATGGCGTACCTCGTAATATGTCAGATATTAGCCCTGAAGAAATAGAGACATTTACGATATTGAAAGATGCTTCTGCAACTGCTGTATATGGATCTGAAGGAGCCAATGGTGTTATTCTTATTACTTCAAAAAGAGGTCTAAAACAAAAAACAGCGATTGACTTTAGAGTTGATCATACTTATAATAGTCCTACTAGAGTGATGCCGTTTTTGGGTTCAGGTGATTATTTAAGATTGTATAATGAAGCAAAGTGGAATACAGAAGGGAATCCTGATATGGCCTCTTTTAATCCTTATAAAACTGACGAACAAATTGCATTATATGAAAGCGGAGTAGACCCTGATTTATATCCAAATGTAAACTGGATGGATTTATTAAAAAAAAACAGCTTTAAATTCAAAGTATTCCTTGACTTTTAG
- a CDS encoding SusC/RagA family TonB-linked outer membrane protein — MTFRGGGDKMRFFVSTSYFNEEGAFKSNPIDFTEFNKNIKYDTNIGLKRFNLRSNIDMDVSETTKLNVDVSTQYLTTNYPGTGTGTIFDAMMRSAPHLVPMIYSNGYPARFNNSSSFTNPYTLLNLRGYTKEYRVNLQTNIGIEQRFKPVPGLVWKFRTAFDSDFNSNVSKVRNPSEYYADSRDAEGNLILRKVINGAATATEATGGGFAGGNKKIYMETSLAYATKIGSDHDISSLFLLSQKESQLQNVAYPYKKQSAVGRISYAYGNKYFTDASFGFTGSENFAPENRFGFFPAFGLGYMLTNEYKIGDLIQSVGINKLKLRVSYGKTGNDQVSNTRFPYKENLNWTGSTLNLGMSSSGGINSSGNLIFEKQAYNPNIHWEVEDKKNIGIDLTAWHNSLNFTIDYFDNLRHDILLARNTVSQVAGLQQAPFENFGKVSNHGIDASLNLNKKINDFSIGGTGTFTFAKNKIIEMDEVPRAEWYQNTTGTSIGTIDGWVDERLYTHDDFDIIVNPTTGTKTYNLKEGFPTSKLGNVAPGNIKYADLNNDGVIDGFDWTKHVDGAKTSIPQIIYGFGINVEYKGFYASTFFQGVANTTAYLDPGFMIPFVGSNPLATSTKGFSLDRWSEENPNPNALLPRLQINNTNQSDNRRSSWFLRDAGFLRLKNAEVGFNFNKKQLERVGFSKVRVYVLGTNLAIWDKIKYWDPEQGGSAGGGRYPIQRSIDIGIDVSF; from the coding sequence TTGACTTTTAGAGGAGGTGGAGATAAGATGCGTTTTTTTGTAAGCACCTCGTACTTTAACGAAGAAGGTGCATTTAAATCAAACCCAATTGATTTTACTGAGTTTAATAAAAATATAAAGTATGATACAAATATTGGTTTAAAACGATTTAACCTTAGATCGAATATTGATATGGACGTATCTGAAACAACTAAGTTAAATGTAGATGTTTCAACTCAATATCTTACCACTAACTATCCTGGGACAGGTACAGGTACAATTTTTGATGCAATGATGCGCTCTGCTCCACATTTAGTTCCAATGATCTATTCAAATGGGTATCCAGCAAGATTTAATAATTCAAGTAGTTTTACTAATCCATATACGTTGTTAAATCTAAGAGGTTATACTAAAGAGTACAGAGTTAACTTGCAAACTAATATCGGGATAGAACAAAGGTTTAAACCTGTTCCAGGTTTAGTATGGAAATTCAGAACTGCTTTTGATTCTGATTTCAATTCAAATGTTTCTAAAGTACGAAATCCAAGTGAATATTATGCAGATTCTAGAGATGCAGAAGGAAATTTAATATTAAGAAAAGTTATTAACGGTGCGGCTACTGCAACAGAAGCGACTGGCGGTGGATTTGCTGGTGGAAATAAAAAAATATATATGGAAACATCGCTAGCCTATGCAACAAAAATAGGCTCAGATCATGATATTTCGAGTTTATTTTTATTATCACAAAAAGAATCTCAATTACAAAATGTTGCTTATCCTTATAAGAAGCAAAGTGCAGTAGGTAGAATTAGCTATGCATATGGGAATAAATATTTTACGGATGCTAGTTTTGGTTTTACTGGTAGTGAAAATTTTGCGCCTGAGAATCGCTTTGGTTTCTTTCCAGCCTTTGGATTAGGTTATATGTTGACCAACGAGTATAAAATTGGTGATTTAATACAATCTGTTGGAATTAATAAACTGAAATTACGAGTTTCTTATGGTAAAACTGGTAATGATCAAGTTTCAAACACTAGATTTCCGTACAAAGAAAATTTAAACTGGACAGGTAGTACTCTTAATTTAGGGATGAGCTCATCGGGCGGAATTAATTCATCCGGGAACCTAATTTTTGAAAAGCAGGCTTATAATCCTAATATTCATTGGGAAGTGGAAGATAAAAAGAATATAGGAATAGATCTAACTGCTTGGCACAATTCATTAAACTTTACCATTGATTATTTTGACAACCTTAGACATGATATTTTATTAGCAAGAAATACTGTTAGTCAGGTCGCTGGATTACAGCAAGCTCCTTTTGAGAATTTCGGAAAAGTTTCGAATCATGGTATAGATGCAAGTTTAAATTTAAACAAAAAAATTAATGATTTTAGCATAGGGGGAACAGGAACATTCACTTTTGCGAAAAATAAAATAATTGAAATGGATGAAGTTCCAAGAGCGGAGTGGTATCAAAATACTACAGGAACTAGCATAGGTACAATTGATGGATGGGTTGATGAGAGACTTTATACTCATGATGACTTTGATATAATAGTTAATCCTACTACAGGAACGAAAACCTACAATTTAAAAGAAGGCTTTCCAACATCTAAATTAGGGAATGTAGCGCCTGGAAATATTAAATATGCAGATTTAAATAATGACGGTGTTATTGATGGATTTGACTGGACAAAACATGTAGATGGTGCTAAAACTTCAATTCCTCAAATTATTTATGGATTTGGAATAAATGTTGAATATAAAGGTTTTTATGCAAGTACTTTCTTTCAAGGAGTGGCTAATACAACTGCATATTTAGATCCTGGTTTTATGATTCCATTTGTAGGTTCTAATCCATTGGCAACTTCAACAAAAGGCTTTTCATTGGATAGATGGTCTGAAGAAAATCCAAATCCAAATGCCTTACTTCCTCGTTTGCAGATAAACAATACAAATCAAAGCGACAATAGAAGAAGTTCTTGGTTTTTAAGAGATGCAGGTTTTTTAAGATTAAAAAATGCAGAAGTTGGATTTAATTTTAATAAAAAGCAATTAGAACGAGTAGGGTTTAGCAAAGTTAGAGTATATGTATTAGGTACCAACTTAGCAATTTGGGATAAAATAAAATATTGGGATCCAGAGCAAGGGGGTTCCGCAGGCGGAGGACGATATCCGATTCAAAGATCAATAGATATTGGAATAGACGTATCATTTTAA
- a CDS encoding RagB/SusD family nutrient uptake outer membrane protein has protein sequence MKKYTILNLVFILCAIVGLNSCTDYLSVEDDFSASDSKDYILRDPGQSRRFQRTIYLAMPNYSNYASASAGGLDNPWASMSDELSNNAIGTLQNIGTLGYNSFTASSHRWQTLYKTIRTASIYINGAQVIGKQGDPDFVDEAEIKSLKAECHFFRAYSYYLLLEQYGPIPVLDQIADPSDAHSDFERNSVDEVIAAIEKDLAIAINDLNPTRISNAYPSGFQEDRLAVPTIGVALALRAKLLVLTASPLLNGGFSEGLALTNLDGKKLFPNYDANKWVKARDALKNFLDYAEQGNYELYRSASNDPNLNIYELFQRYNKEIIWANPAQSWSTVEAAQTPRDITTTAGGGTGSTLGVTQQMVDAFFMKNGLATTDAGSTYEATGFANVLNPATRFVKSGSTVYMTDSNVLKAYANREPRFYAAVTYHGKSWHDVVSNPALQGTTPATSKVTKVLFARDVPSSKAPSPLPGYGGIANNDNRLGGFPKTGYLCYKNSNRTIHPTVGSGIRSVYRPSIIFRLADFYLLYAEVLNEIDPSSPDIVKYLDLVRNRAGIPGYVAMENSGAKTGVIGNKNAIRNAIVAERRVELFTEGQRYFDVRRWMIADKVEGRQGGFFTGMNMDGEANDLSFFQIRNSDPNARIFERSMYLYPIQMSEMQNSKKLVQNPGW, from the coding sequence ATGAAAAAATATACAATCTTAAATTTAGTTTTCATATTATGCGCTATTGTAGGCTTAAATTCTTGCACTGATTATTTGAGTGTTGAAGATGATTTTTCAGCCTCAGATTCAAAAGATTATATACTAAGAGATCCTGGACAATCACGAAGATTTCAAAGAACAATCTACCTTGCAATGCCTAATTACTCTAATTATGCATCTGCATCTGCAGGAGGTTTAGATAATCCTTGGGCATCTATGAGTGATGAATTATCTAATAATGCCATTGGTACTCTACAGAATATTGGCACATTGGGATATAATTCTTTTACAGCATCCTCACATCGTTGGCAAACTCTTTACAAAACAATAAGAACAGCAAGTATTTATATTAATGGGGCTCAAGTTATCGGTAAACAAGGAGATCCTGATTTTGTAGATGAAGCAGAAATAAAATCTCTTAAAGCAGAATGTCATTTTTTTAGGGCGTACTCCTACTATCTGCTTTTGGAACAATATGGTCCTATTCCAGTATTAGATCAAATCGCAGATCCATCAGATGCACATTCTGATTTTGAAAGAAATTCAGTTGATGAAGTAATAGCTGCTATCGAAAAAGATTTAGCTATAGCTATTAACGATCTTAATCCAACTAGAATTTCAAATGCTTATCCAAGTGGTTTTCAAGAAGATCGTTTGGCGGTTCCAACAATAGGAGTTGCGTTAGCACTAAGAGCAAAACTATTAGTTTTAACAGCATCTCCTTTGTTAAATGGTGGTTTCAGTGAAGGGTTAGCGTTAACAAACCTTGATGGGAAAAAATTATTTCCTAATTACGATGCGAACAAATGGGTAAAGGCTAGGGATGCATTAAAAAATTTTTTAGACTATGCAGAACAAGGAAATTACGAACTATATAGAAGTGCATCTAATGACCCAAACCTTAATATATATGAATTATTTCAACGCTATAATAAGGAAATAATATGGGCAAATCCTGCGCAAAGTTGGTCGACGGTGGAAGCTGCTCAAACGCCTAGAGATATAACAACTACTGCAGGAGGAGGAACTGGATCTACACTTGGTGTGACACAACAAATGGTTGATGCCTTTTTTATGAAGAATGGATTAGCGACAACTGATGCAGGCTCTACTTATGAAGCAACGGGTTTTGCAAATGTATTGAATCCTGCCACTAGATTTGTTAAAAGCGGATCTACAGTATATATGACTGATAGCAATGTTTTAAAAGCATATGCTAATCGTGAGCCCCGTTTTTATGCAGCTGTAACTTATCACGGTAAAAGCTGGCATGATGTAGTTTCTAATCCTGCATTACAAGGAACAACTCCAGCTACCTCAAAAGTAACCAAAGTTTTATTTGCAAGAGACGTACCTTCGTCTAAAGCTCCTTCACCATTACCAGGATATGGAGGAATAGCAAATAATGATAATAGGTTGGGAGGTTTTCCAAAAACAGGTTATTTATGTTATAAAAATTCTAACAGAACAATACATCCAACTGTTGGTTCGGGTATTAGAAGTGTGTATAGGCCATCTATAATTTTTCGTCTAGCTGATTTCTATTTATTGTACGCCGAGGTATTAAATGAAATTGATCCAAGTAGTCCTGATATCGTTAAGTATCTTGATTTAGTTAGAAATAGAGCAGGTATTCCGGGTTATGTAGCTATGGAAAATAGTGGTGCGAAAACAGGGGTGATTGGAAATAAAAATGCAATTAGAAATGCTATTGTCGCAGAACGACGAGTTGAGTTATTCACTGAAGGTCAACGTTATTTTGACGTTCGCCGTTGGATGATCGCCGATAAAGTTGAAGGTAGACAAGGCGGTTTTTTTACTGGAATGAATATGGATGGTGAGGCAAACGATTTGTCATTTTTTCAAATTAGAAATAGTGATCCTAACGCTAGAATATTTGAAAGATCTATGTATTTATACCCAATACAAATGTCAGAAATGCAAAATAGTAAAAAATTAGTGCAAAACCCAGGTTGGTAA
- a CDS encoding glycoside hydrolase family 16 protein, whose product MCYIKNISYACIVALFACCTAQETVQEPIIIKPVAKSWKLVYADEFDGSEYNKKYWTSYQTQSWKSAWNYYVVPNDASLAEVKEGNLYLRARWNSNTDLPETGAIQTLNKLSFKYGKLEVRAKFTSSGVGGWPAIWLMPQNPVYSGWPQGGEIDIMERLNNDSFVHQVVHQVDGNSNPISTDSKPVINASDYNTFGIIKTPNRIEFYVNNKLISTYEATGNKKDKWPFETDFYLILNYACADKGQSGKYFWPGNVTSTANFPYEMAVDYVRIWEEQ is encoded by the coding sequence ATGTGTTATATAAAAAATATAAGTTATGCATGTATTGTTGCGCTTTTCGCCTGTTGTACTGCTCAAGAAACTGTACAAGAGCCCATAATAATCAAACCGGTCGCAAAATCATGGAAATTGGTATATGCTGATGAATTTGATGGTAGTGAATACAATAAAAAATATTGGACTAGCTATCAAACGCAGTCGTGGAAATCAGCATGGAATTATTATGTAGTTCCTAATGACGCTTCATTGGCCGAAGTAAAAGAGGGAAATTTGTATTTAAGAGCGAGATGGAATTCTAATACTGATCTACCGGAAACAGGGGCAATACAAACATTGAATAAGCTGAGTTTTAAATACGGTAAATTAGAGGTGAGAGCAAAGTTTACAAGCTCAGGAGTAGGTGGTTGGCCTGCAATATGGTTAATGCCACAGAATCCAGTATATAGTGGTTGGCCTCAAGGTGGAGAAATTGATATAATGGAACGGCTAAATAACGATTCATTCGTACATCAGGTAGTGCATCAAGTGGACGGAAATTCAAATCCAATTTCAACAGATAGTAAACCTGTAATTAACGCATCCGATTATAATACTTTTGGGATAATAAAAACACCTAATCGTATTGAGTTCTATGTGAATAATAAGCTAATTAGTACCTATGAAGCTACGGGCAATAAAAAAGATAAATGGCCATTTGAAACAGATTTCTATCTTATTCTTAATTATGCTTGTGCAGATAAAGGACAATCAGGAAAATATTTCTGGCCAGGAAATGTAACTTCTACAGCTAATTTCCCTTACGAAATGGCAGTTGATTATGTTAGAATTTGGGAAGAGCAATAA
- a CDS encoding TonB-dependent receptor domain-containing protein codes for MKIKLTLMCFIATLFSLQAQTAVKTNLLENTGTISGKVIDKKTSEPLPYVNIVVKENNKVVTGGITSDKGTFQIKNLALKNYVIEIQFIGYKTITKSAKLTENSSINLNTIAIEEDAIQLKGVDIVSERSTIEQKIDRKVINVGKDLTTAGATASEIMNNIPSVNVDQDGKISLRGNENVRVLVDGRPSNIDAAQLLKQIPSTSIKKIELITNPSAKYNPEGMSGIINIVLNKNASDGFNASINTGLTFAKTPKISNSLNMNYRTGKVNFFGTYGNNFGKKFNEGSILRLDDQSNQMFDIKNNDKSHLFKIGMDYFINDKNTLSVYTNQNKLIGDGIVDVSILNPDATKNLLQNSKYDGKNNDGTYNLAFKHLTKKEGETLDLEINQSIYSGNQDANFRTTFNNSSIPTSAYTDNIGEKRKNSTINLDYVNPLNDKTKLELGAETRIVRTENNYVTNNSSLSNSIYNYDLDIYSAYVTFGQKFKKIGYQLGSRFESYKVNASLNGATAYKDDYITLYPSASITYSLSEKDQFQMSYSRRVDRPSLSQTKPIREFSTPRVTSIGNPELEPQFTNSVEINYTKTIEKGSITTGVFVRSINNEINRILYPDPQNQDRQIMSYGNFSDNTSYGFEASLNYKINSWWDIQPAIDFSSIKQKGLVSVLNSTTYMYSFANKEVNASAFNARFNSNFKATKSLRFLLFGFYRSGVDGVQFNGKEMYKIDAGGRYSFLKNKATLSVRFNDIFDTMKAGFYGDNPYPQVGQFTWESQSVYVGFNYMFGAGKNKSLQRKQRDSNTKESGGGLF; via the coding sequence ATGAAAATCAAACTAACATTAATGTGCTTTATCGCAACACTATTTTCGTTGCAAGCACAAACTGCGGTCAAAACGAACCTTCTGGAGAACACAGGAACTATTTCAGGAAAGGTAATTGACAAAAAAACAAGCGAACCTTTACCGTATGTAAATATTGTTGTAAAAGAAAACAACAAAGTGGTTACTGGCGGAATAACATCTGATAAAGGGACTTTTCAAATAAAAAACTTAGCACTAAAAAACTATGTTATAGAGATTCAGTTCATTGGTTATAAGACGATTACAAAATCAGCAAAACTGACTGAAAACAGCAGCATTAACTTAAATACAATTGCTATTGAAGAAGATGCTATCCAATTAAAAGGGGTTGACATCGTGAGCGAACGCTCTACAATAGAACAAAAAATCGACAGAAAAGTAATCAATGTTGGTAAAGATCTGACTACCGCTGGCGCCACAGCATCAGAAATCATGAATAACATTCCATCGGTAAACGTTGATCAAGATGGAAAAATTTCATTGAGAGGTAATGAAAACGTACGTGTTCTAGTGGATGGCCGTCCAAGCAACATTGACGCAGCACAATTATTGAAACAAATCCCTTCTACCTCTATTAAAAAAATTGAATTAATCACTAATCCAAGTGCTAAATACAATCCAGAAGGAATGTCTGGAATCATTAACATTGTTTTGAATAAAAATGCAAGTGATGGGTTCAATGCTAGCATCAATACAGGTTTAACTTTTGCGAAAACACCAAAGATTAGTAATTCACTTAATATGAATTATAGAACTGGCAAGGTGAACTTTTTTGGAACTTACGGTAATAATTTTGGTAAAAAATTTAACGAAGGAAGTATTTTAAGATTAGACGATCAATCCAATCAAATGTTTGACATCAAAAACAATGATAAATCCCATTTGTTCAAAATTGGAATGGACTATTTCATCAATGATAAAAATACGCTTTCTGTTTATACCAATCAAAACAAACTTATTGGAGATGGAATAGTTGACGTAAGCATCCTGAATCCTGATGCTACAAAAAACTTACTGCAAAACTCAAAATACGACGGAAAAAATAATGACGGAACTTACAATTTAGCATTCAAACATTTAACAAAAAAAGAGGGAGAAACTTTGGATTTAGAAATAAACCAAAGCATTTATTCGGGAAATCAGGATGCTAATTTTCGTACTACTTTCAACAATTCAAGCATCCCAACTAGCGCTTATACTGACAACATTGGTGAAAAAAGAAAAAATTCTACGATCAATCTAGATTATGTAAATCCATTAAATGACAAAACTAAATTAGAGCTAGGTGCTGAAACTCGAATTGTAAGAACCGAGAATAACTATGTTACCAATAACAGTTCGTTATCAAATTCTATCTACAATTATGATTTAGACATCTATTCAGCATACGTTACTTTTGGACAAAAATTTAAAAAAATTGGTTATCAATTGGGTAGCCGTTTTGAAAGCTACAAAGTAAATGCCTCTTTAAACGGAGCAACGGCATACAAAGATGATTATATTACTCTATACCCTTCGGCATCTATCACCTATTCTCTAAGCGAAAAAGATCAGTTTCAAATGAGTTATAGTCGCCGAGTAGACAGACCTAGTTTATCACAAACTAAACCTATCAGAGAATTCAGTACTCCTAGAGTAACCTCAATAGGTAATCCGGAATTAGAACCTCAATTTACTAATTCTGTAGAGATTAATTACACTAAAACTATCGAAAAAGGGTCTATAACTACAGGAGTTTTTGTGAGATCAATAAATAACGAAATCAATAGAATTCTATATCCAGATCCACAAAATCAAGACAGACAAATTATGAGTTATGGTAATTTTAGTGACAACACCTCTTATGGCTTTGAAGCTTCATTGAATTATAAAATTAACAGCTGGTGGGATATTCAACCCGCGATAGATTTTTCGAGCATCAAACAAAAAGGATTAGTTTCAGTATTAAACTCAACAACCTATATGTACAGTTTTGCCAACAAAGAAGTAAATGCTTCAGCATTTAATGCCCGTTTCAACAGTAATTTTAAAGCTACTAAAAGTTTACGATTCTTATTATTTGGATTCTATAGATCAGGAGTTGATGGCGTTCAATTTAACGGAAAAGAAATGTATAAAATTGATGCCGGAGGGCGCTATTCATTCCTAAAAAACAAAGCGACTTTAAGTGTTCGTTTCAACGATATTTTCGATACGATGAAGGCTGGATTTTATGGAGATAATCCGTATCCTCAAGTAGGTCAATTTACTTGGGAAAGCCAATCGGTGTATGTTGGCTTCAATTATATGTTTGGTGCAGGCAAAAACAAAAGTTTACAGCGTAAACAAAGAGACAGTAACACTAAAGAAAGTGGCGGAGGATTATTCTAA